DNA sequence from the Corynebacterium freneyi genome:
AGCCACCGCGGCGTCGCCCCACGCACGTTGACCGCGAAATCCACCAGCGCCCCCCGCGCCGCCACATCGCCGTGGTAACTCACGTCGCCGGTGAACTCGGCCCCGACGGAGACCGCCGCAGCGTCATCCCCCGTGTTGCCCATCATCATGTTGTTCACATTGCCACACCGCCCGGATCGCCGACCACGGGTCGCGGCCCCCATACTGGATGGCATGGCCCCCACCTTGCTCATCGACGTCGACGGCACCATCAGCGATTCCCTCGCGGGCATCCAGGCGAGCTTCCGCACCGCGATGGAGGCGGTCGACCACCCGATCCCCGACAACACGTTCATGTCCACCCTCGCCGGCCCGCCGATGCGGGATTCGATGGCGAAGATCGGACTGTCCGGCGACCGCCTCGACGCCGCGATGCGCGCCTACCGTGCCGCGCAAACCGACGGCGGGTGGGCGGACACCAGGATGTTCCCGGGCTGGGTCGAGCTTCTCGACGGCTGGCGCGCCGACGGCATCCGCCTGGCGACGGCCACCTCGAAGGGAGGGCACTTCGCCCGGAAGGTGCTGGCGGAGTTCGGGATCCTCGGCCGTTTCGACTTCATCGGCGCCGCCGACGACGGCGGGGACCGCCACCACAAGGACGACGTCATCGAACACACCCTGCGCGTGCTGGGGCTGCCCGCCGTGCGCCGCGACATCGACGGCGATGGCGGGGACTCCGGGGATGACGGCAATGGTGGCAATGGCGGCAATGGCGGGAACGCCCTGCCCGGCGTCGTGATGATCGGCGACCGCATCCACGACGTCGAGGGCGCCCGACGCTTCGGCGTGCCGGCGATCCTCGTCGGCTGGGGCTACGGACCCGACGACGAACGCGACCGCGCCGACGCCGTCGCGCACACGCCCGACCAGCTAGACCGCATGGCCCGGGAGATGCTCGGGCTCTGACGAGCCCGCCCGGACGCGGGCGCGGGAGCGGTCGCGGGTGAGGCAACGAGCTCGAGCGCATGCTCGTGTAGGGACTCAGCGCGACTCCGGACACCGGCCGCCGCACCGGACACCGCACGCCCCAATTTCTCCGGCCGATGCGAAATTGGCCCCGGCGGCGCAGGCGATATACCTTGTCATTCGGAAAAATTCACGCCCGCGCGACGGACCCGACCGGCCCCTCATGCGCGGGGCGTCCCCGGCACCGAGGAGAACCCATGTCCGCGCCTGGCCGCACCGAATCCGTCTACGTCGTCTTCGTGTGCAGCGGCAACATCTGCCGTTCCCCGATGGCGGAGATCATCGTCCGCGAAGCCGTCGAAGAAGCCGGCCTCGCCGACGACGTCCTCCTGGCCTCCTGCGGCATCGGCGCCTGGCACGTCGGCCAGCCCGCCGATTCCCGCGCCCGGGCGGAACTGGAAAACTCCGGCCGCGACTCCACGCACGTCGCCGCGCAGCTCGGCGCCGAACACGTCGACGCGACCCTGTACATCGCCATGGACAACGGCCACGTGTCGCAGCTCGTCGCCCGCGGCATCCCCGCCGAGAAGATCCGCCTGATGCGCTCCTTCGACCCGAACTCGCCCGCCGACGCCGACGTCGCCGACCCGTACTACGGCGATCTGTCCGGATTCACCCGCACCCGCCGCGAAATCGAGGCCGCCACCCCGGGGCTCATCGCCACCATCCGCGACATCCTCGAAGACTCCTCGACCCGCTGACCGCTGACCGCAGGCTCGCACCGCCACGCCCCCACCGGGTGCCGCTGACCGAGCGTCGACCGGCGTCCACGGTGAACGGCCGGGGCGGTGGCCGTCGTGAAGCCTACAATTCCTTCAACTCGATGCGCTCGCGGTTCTTCCGCCGGGGATCCTTGCCGCCGAGGCCGCGCACGCGGAACGTCCAGATCTTGTTGATGA
Encoded proteins:
- a CDS encoding HAD hydrolase-like protein, with product MAPTLLIDVDGTISDSLAGIQASFRTAMEAVDHPIPDNTFMSTLAGPPMRDSMAKIGLSGDRLDAAMRAYRAAQTDGGWADTRMFPGWVELLDGWRADGIRLATATSKGGHFARKVLAEFGILGRFDFIGAADDGGDRHHKDDVIEHTLRVLGLPAVRRDIDGDGGDSGDDGNGGNGGNGGNALPGVVMIGDRIHDVEGARRFGVPAILVGWGYGPDDERDRADAVAHTPDQLDRMAREMLGL
- a CDS encoding low molecular weight protein-tyrosine-phosphatase, which encodes MSAPGRTESVYVVFVCSGNICRSPMAEIIVREAVEEAGLADDVLLASCGIGAWHVGQPADSRARAELENSGRDSTHVAAQLGAEHVDATLYIAMDNGHVSQLVARGIPAEKIRLMRSFDPNSPADADVADPYYGDLSGFTRTRREIEAATPGLIATIRDILEDSSTR